Part of the Tetragenococcus koreensis genome, AGGTCCGTATTGCGTAATAATTTTACCGGCGTTTTAATGGTGCTAGGTCCCGGATTATCTCTTTTCACGGCAAATGCATTGGCATGCACCAAAATAAACCGTAAAATCGGATTTTTAAATAATTCTTCTTTGGCCATAAACGCAAATTTTTTAGGGCTTGCCGCTACAGCCAGGTAAAGCGGTTCCCACCATGTTCTATGGGGGGCAACTAAAATATAATTTTCATCTTGCGGCAACAAATCTTTTTTTTCATAATGAGCATTCCCATTAATTAAAAATAAAAGCACCTTGACTAGACCGCGCATAAATATAAAAAACATAGTCTCTTTCCTTCAATACAAACTTTTGATTCTAAAAATAGTATGCAAGAAAAACATCAATTTGACAAGTTTTTTATTCGAGCTTCATTTTAATTTTTAAGAAAAAAAGGTATAATACTTGGGAAATATATATAAGGAGATAGCTGCTACATGTGTTTAAAAGAAGATGAGCGTATTGACCAACTTTATGCCAAAGATGTTAAGATTATTCAAAGTTCAAACGTTTTTTCCTTTTCATTGGACGCCGTATTATTGGCCAATTTCCCCAACATTCCTAAAAAAGGAATAGTTGTTGATTTATGCGCCGGTAATGGCGCCGTGGGTTTATTTGTGGCTAAAAAAACAAAAAGTAGGATTTATCAGATTGAAATCCAAGAAAGATTAGCAGATATGGCGCAGCGCAGCGTTCAATTAAATCATTTAGAAGATCAAATCGATGTTTTACCAATCAATCTAAAAGACAGTTTAAACAAGATTTCCAGCGATTCGTGTGATTTAGTCCTTTGCAATCCACCTTATTTTAAAAATTTACCCACAAATCACAAAAATCCAAATCCTTACTATGCCACAGCACGCCATGAAATCCATACCAATTTAGATGAAGTTTTGTTTATTTCTTCTAAGTTATTAAAAATGAACGGTCATTTTGCTATGGTTCATCGGCCAGAGCGTTTTTTAGAAGTTATTGACCTGATGAAGAAAAATCGCTTAGCCCCTAAACGAGTGCAGTTTGTATACCCTAAAGCGGGAAAAGATGCTAATATTCTATTAATTGAAGGAATAAAAGACGGGAAAACAGATGGTTTCAAAGTCCTCCCACCTATGTTTACCTACGATGCTGCCGGTAATTATTCCTTAGAAACGCGTAGGTTGCTCTATGGAGAATAAAAAGCAATATTTTTATGTGCTGCTTTGTAAAGACAACAGCTTTTATGGCGGCTATACAACGGATCTCACGCGACGTTTAAAAGAACATAATCAAGGAATCGGCGCCAAATATACACACCCCAAAAGTCGCCGCCCTCTGGATATTATTCATGCTGAAATGTTTGAAACAAGAAGCCAAGCAACAAAAGCTGAAGCCTTTTTTAAGAAGTTATCACGTGCAGAAAAAGAGACTTATTTACGCTTGCATCAAGATAAAAACGTCTGGCATAAAGCGCTCTAAACAGAGTAAATGCCAGACATTTTTTATTGTAATATAGCAGCAACTTTTTGATTTCCATAGATGCTTTTATTGCCATTAAAGACAAAGGCAACGCTGGAAACAATAAAGAAATAAGGAAGATTTTCAAAACCAAATACCTCAGCGCCAATCATTATAGGTGCTAAGAAAGTATTCGTTGCACTACCAAAAACACTGACGTATCCTAAAGCCGCAACGAAAGCTGTAGGTAATCCAAAAAAGCTACTTAAGACTACTCCTAAAGTTGATCCTATGGCAAATAATGGAGTTACTTCCCCACCTTGGAAGCCCGCAGCTACTGTCAAAATCGTTAAAACGGCTTTTAACAACCAATCGTAAGGATTAATAGTGCTAGCAGAAAAACTAGCATCGATCAAATTGGTTCCTAAACCAGCATAGCGCCCAGAAAATAACAGTAATAGCAATAAACTCAGTAAGCCCCCAACAATTCCAACTCTACGTACTGGGTTCGGAAGCTTTTCAACAAATAGATTTTTCATTTTATTTAATGCGCTTGAAAACGCACCACCACATAGCCCAAAAATAATACCTAAAATAATGAGTTTAATAAAAATTCCAGCATCAATACTTGGTGCATTTTCAATCGCTACCGAAAATTTTTCTAGACCTAGCCACTTCGAGGTAACATCGGCAGCAAAAGCGGCAAATAACGTCGGTAACAGTGCATCATAACGAAGTGCGCCGACAGTTAGTACTTCTAACGCAAAAAAGCTCGCAGCAATTGGCGTCTCAAATAAGCCAGCAAAACCTGCTGCCATTCCCATGATAATAAATTGACTAGCGTCGACTCGCTTCATAAATGAACTAGCAGCCAATGAAATACTAGCGCCCACTTGAATAGCGACCCCTTCCCGACCTGCACTGCCACCAAATAAGTGCGTAACCCAAGTTCCCAAGATAACAAAAGGAACTAGCCTTTTGGGAATATTGTCTTCTTCTTGATGTCCCGCTTTAAAAACCAGGCCCATTCCTTTTGAACTATTTTTGCCATATTTCAAAAAGTAATAGGTAAAAATCATTCCTGCTGGCGCTAAAAACGGAATAAGTAATAAAGAATGTTCACTCCGAAAATCAGTTAAATAAATTAAAATTCGTCCAAAGACAGTATCTATTGCTCCCACAACGATACCAATCAGAACGCTTAAAATTAACATCATCCCTAGGTCACTTTTAATAAATGGAACTCTTTTCATACCGACACCTTGCCTTCGCTTTACTATATAATCGACTTAATGCAGTCTAAAATCTGTTTGTAATAAATCCTTTTCTAACTTTAAAAAACAAAAAAGCCTGTTACATACCAAAATCCATTTAAGCAATACACATTCATTGTACGCTAAATAAACTCTAATATATAACAGGTACCATCAACCGTTCTCGGTAATTATAGGGAGTACCATCCCTTTTTTAAATATTAGCATGATCATAATTTAACTTCAATATAAGCCATAGAATTATGGGACAAAGTCAGGGATCATTTCATTCATTTTCTCCTCGCAACATAAAAGACTAATGAAATTATAATAAAGACCATAAAAAAACGCGACTGACACAGTCTAATTACAGGAACAGCGATTTTTCGCCCACTACAAAACCTCAGTTAGTCAATTTCTTTATCTATCAGGAGCAACGCCTTTAATTAATATATCTGTCCACTCTGATACGTATGGTTTCATCTTTTCATATACATCAGGATTTGACAGCCCCTCTACCATTGCTTGAAAAAAATAAATCAAAAATTCATCCGAATATTTTAGAGCCACTTTTCCTTCTTTACGTCCCCGATAAAACAAATCAAGCATCATCTCTTGATTTTCCTTAACATACTGATTTATCAAAAAAGTTAATTCATCATCTTTTTTTTCGGTCATATAGGCCATCATCTCTAAATAAAATTGTTGGGTAATCTTATTCAAATAACCAATTTTATTTTGGCTCAATGCGACTAGTGTTTCATCAAAAGGTTTATTTTGATAGACAATTTCTCTAGCTTCTTCAATCATTTCTTCTATATAATTTTTAAATACTTTACGAATAAGGTTTTCTTTATTATCAAAATACTTAAAAATCGTCGTTTTCCCAACGTTAGCTTCTTTAGCTATTCTTTCCATTGTTATATTGTCTTTATTGCTATCATTTGTATTCAGTAAGTTAAAAGTCGCTTCTAGAATCTGCTTTTCTTTTTCCTCTCTGCGTTTTTCAAAGCCATTCAAAATAATACCTACTTTCTTCCTGTTATTTTCTTCTATGTTATACGCAAAAATAAAAACTATCAACCCTATTTTTCTCCTTCAATATTGACTATGTGGTAAAAATATAATAATATTAAACTTATAAAAGGTTTATAGTCTTTATTTATAGGTATTAATCATTAATTAAAAACTAAAAAGTCGAATATAGTTTTTAACTAAACTTAAAGTAATATTTAGAACTTCACTATGAGCGAATTTAAAAAGACAAGGAGGCTACAAAAATATGAAAGAAATCATTAAGACAGAAAATGTACAAAAAAAGTTTGGGAAGTTTCAAGCTTTAAATGATGTAACTTTTTCTGTAGGAACAGGCGAAGTTGTAGGCTTTATTGGACCTAATGGTGCTGGAAAATCTACGACCATTCGTATTCTGTTAGGCATTATTAAACGAAGCGCAGGACAAGCAGAAATTTTCGGAAAAGACGTATGGAAGGAGAGTCTTGCGATACACAAACGCATTTCTTATGTTCCAGGTGACGTGTCGCTTTGGGAGAATCTTACCGGTGGAGAGATCATTGATTTATTTATGAAATTGCACGGTAGCGGAGATAAACAAAAACGCGATGAACTCATTCAACGCTTTGAACTAGACCCAAAGAAAAAAGCCAAAGGATACTCAAAAGGAAATCGACAAAAAGTCGGGTTAATTGCTGCACTGTCTGTTCAATCAGATTTGTATATCTTTGATGAACCTACTTCTGGACTTGATCCATTGATGGGGGCTGTTTTTCAAGAAGAAGTGCAAAAAATCAAAGATGCAGGTAAAACAATTTTACTCTCCTCACATATTTTAAATGAAGTAGAACATCTAGCAGATAAAATCGTCATTATCCGCCAAGGGGAAATCGTGGAATCAGGTACCCTTGATGACCTACGACATTTAACACGTCCTACGGTAACTTTAGTCACAGAAAAAGACGTGGCCAAAATGGCTGAAACAAATGGCGTGCATAATTTTCAGCAAACTGGTAATCAAGCCGTATTTTCTGCTGAGAATAAGTTTCTTGATGATATTTTATTAGAAGCAAGTAAATTGGGAGTTAAAAAATTCGAATCCATACCCCCTACTCTTGAAGATCTGTTTATGCGTCATTACAAAGGCTAAGCGTTGAAAGGAGGGAAAAATACAGTGCAGGAAAAATTTAACCGAACATTTACTCTACTCATCCAATATTTCAAAAGGGACTGGCAGAAAATCATTCTCTGGATATTAGGCGTTGGACTATTCTCAGCAGCTTTCGTTCCAGCTTTTGAAGAAATGGCAAAAGGGGACGGATTGCAAGGGATGTATGAAACGCTACAAAACCCTGCGATGATATCAATGGTAGGACCGACATCCATAAATTCAGCTGCCGGTTATACATTAGGAGCGATGTATGCTCATGAAATGTTGCTATTTTGCAGTTTATTTTCTATGATCATTGCCACTTTGCATGTGATAAGTCATACTCGCAAAGAAGAAGACCTTGGATTAACTGAACTTGTCCGTTCGTTTCAAGTGGGACGCCAAGCGAATTCTCTTGCGACTATTATCGAAACAATACTTATTAATGTTTTATTAGCGATCTTTATTAGCAGTATCATGATCAGCTTTAATGTTGATACCATTTCTGTTGAAGGTTCTTTATTGTTTGGATCTACTATAGCTATGGCAGGTATTATTGGAGCAGCAATAGCTCTGATCATGGCACAAATCATGCCAAATTCTTCCGGAGCAACAGGTGCATCGCTAGGAATCGTAGGGCTTTTGTATATTATTCGTGCAAGCACTGATGTTTCAAATATTGATTTGTCTCTATTTAATCCTCTAGGTTGGTCTTACTTAACGTATCCTTTTACTGAAAATAACTGGTCCATTCTTGTT contains:
- a CDS encoding lysophospholipid acyltransferase family protein, producing MFFIFMRGLVKVLLFLINGNAHYEKKDLLPQDENYILVAPHRTWWEPLYLAVAASPKKFAFMAKEELFKNPILRFILVHANAFAVKRDNPGPSTIKTPVKLLRNTDLSLLMFPSGTRHSSQLKGGTVVISRMAKVRIVPCVYQGPLTLKDLFKRKRVTVRFGEAIDLSDIKKTDEAGMQVVEQRLQASFDQLDKAIDPNFHYEAK
- a CDS encoding tRNA1(Val) (adenine(37)-N6)-methyltransferase; its protein translation is MCLKEDERIDQLYAKDVKIIQSSNVFSFSLDAVLLANFPNIPKKGIVVDLCAGNGAVGLFVAKKTKSRIYQIEIQERLADMAQRSVQLNHLEDQIDVLPINLKDSLNKISSDSCDLVLCNPPYFKNLPTNHKNPNPYYATARHEIHTNLDEVLFISSKLLKMNGHFAMVHRPERFLEVIDLMKKNRLAPKRVQFVYPKAGKDANILLIEGIKDGKTDGFKVLPPMFTYDAAGNYSLETRRLLYGE
- a CDS encoding GIY-YIG nuclease family protein; this encodes MENKKQYFYVLLCKDNSFYGGYTTDLTRRLKEHNQGIGAKYTHPKSRRPLDIIHAEMFETRSQATKAEAFFKKLSRAEKETYLRLHQDKNVWHKAL
- a CDS encoding chloride channel protein, with translation MKRVPFIKSDLGMMLILSVLIGIVVGAIDTVFGRILIYLTDFRSEHSLLLIPFLAPAGMIFTYYFLKYGKNSSKGMGLVFKAGHQEEDNIPKRLVPFVILGTWVTHLFGGSAGREGVAIQVGASISLAASSFMKRVDASQFIIMGMAAGFAGLFETPIAASFFALEVLTVGALRYDALLPTLFAAFAADVTSKWLGLEKFSVAIENAPSIDAGIFIKLIILGIIFGLCGGAFSSALNKMKNLFVEKLPNPVRRVGIVGGLLSLLLLLLFSGRYAGLGTNLIDASFSASTINPYDWLLKAVLTILTVAAGFQGGEVTPLFAIGSTLGVVLSSFFGLPTAFVAALGYVSVFGSATNTFLAPIMIGAEVFGFENLPYFFIVSSVAFVFNGNKSIYGNQKVAAILQ
- a CDS encoding TetR/AcrR family transcriptional regulator; the encoded protein is MNGFEKRREEKEKQILEATFNLLNTNDSNKDNITMERIAKEANVGKTTIFKYFDNKENLIRKVFKNYIEEMIEEAREIVYQNKPFDETLVALSQNKIGYLNKITQQFYLEMMAYMTEKKDDELTFLINQYVKENQEMMLDLFYRGRKEGKVALKYSDEFLIYFFQAMVEGLSNPDVYEKMKPYVSEWTDILIKGVAPDR
- a CDS encoding ABC transporter ATP-binding protein; the protein is MKEIIKTENVQKKFGKFQALNDVTFSVGTGEVVGFIGPNGAGKSTTIRILLGIIKRSAGQAEIFGKDVWKESLAIHKRISYVPGDVSLWENLTGGEIIDLFMKLHGSGDKQKRDELIQRFELDPKKKAKGYSKGNRQKVGLIAALSVQSDLYIFDEPTSGLDPLMGAVFQEEVQKIKDAGKTILLSSHILNEVEHLADKIVIIRQGEIVESGTLDDLRHLTRPTVTLVTEKDVAKMAETNGVHNFQQTGNQAVFSAENKFLDDILLEASKLGVKKFESIPPTLEDLFMRHYKG